The Longimicrobium sp. genome includes a window with the following:
- a CDS encoding VF530 family protein, which translates to MTDPQPQAKNPLHGVTLERMLNELVDHFGWAAMGERIRIRCFTDDPSVASSLKFLRKTPWAREKVESMYLFMLRDKARRARG; encoded by the coding sequence ATGACCGACCCGCAGCCGCAGGCCAAGAACCCGCTCCACGGCGTGACGCTGGAGCGCATGCTGAACGAGCTGGTGGACCACTTCGGATGGGCGGCGATGGGGGAGCGCATCCGCATCCGCTGCTTCACCGACGACCCCAGCGTCGCGTCCAGCCTCAAGTTCCTGCGCAAGACGCCGTGGGCGCGCGAAAAGGTGGAATCGATGTACCTCTTCATGCTGCGCGACAAGGCGCGGCGGGCACGCGGCTGA